In one Pseudomonadota bacterium genomic region, the following are encoded:
- the hppD gene encoding 4-hydroxyphenylpyruvate dioxygenase: protein MGPFPHDAPRAKITEDNPAGTDGFEFVEFAHPDPDELRAIFRAMGYQHTATHKARAIELWQQGDITYVINAEPGSHAAQFIEDHGPCAPSMAWRVVDAEHAFRHAVAHGAEPYDGPGKAVNWPAIKGIGGSLIYFTDQYFDENPYNEEFDWVAAAHPEGVGFHYLDHLTHNVFKGNMETWFRFYGDLFNFREIRFFDIEGKYTGLLSRALTSPCGRIRIPINEDRGETGQIVNYLKKYNGEGIQHIAVGARDIYDATDAIADLGVTFMPGPPDTYYELSKDRVQDHEEPIDRMKRHGILIDGEGFVDGGETKILLQIFSKTVIGPIFFEFIQRKGDDGFGEGNFKALFESIEAEEMANGEYGTAAE, encoded by the coding sequence ATGGGTCCGTTCCCTCACGACGCGCCGCGCGCCAAGATCACCGAAGACAATCCCGCAGGCACGGACGGTTTCGAGTTCGTGGAATTCGCCCATCCTGACCCGGATGAACTCCGCGCCATTTTCCGCGCCATGGGCTACCAGCACACCGCCACGCACAAAGCGAGGGCGATCGAGCTCTGGCAGCAAGGGGATATCACCTACGTGATCAATGCCGAGCCCGGCTCCCATGCCGCGCAGTTCATCGAGGATCACGGCCCCTGTGCACCCTCCATGGCGTGGCGGGTCGTCGATGCCGAGCACGCCTTCCGCCACGCCGTTGCGCACGGGGCCGAGCCCTATGACGGCCCGGGCAAAGCGGTGAACTGGCCCGCCATCAAGGGCATCGGTGGCTCGCTGATCTATTTCACCGACCAGTATTTCGACGAAAACCCCTACAACGAGGAATTCGACTGGGTGGCGGCGGCCCATCCCGAGGGCGTGGGGTTCCATTATCTCGATCACCTGACCCACAACGTCTTCAAGGGGAACATGGAGACGTGGTTCCGCTTCTACGGCGATCTCTTCAATTTCCGCGAGATCCGCTTCTTCGATATCGAGGGGAAGTACACGGGGCTCCTGTCGCGGGCGCTCACCTCACCGTGTGGCCGCATCCGCATCCCGATCAACGAGGACCGGGGCGAGACCGGGCAGATCGTGAACTATCTGAAGAAATACAACGGTGAGGGCATTCAGCACATCGCCGTGGGCGCCCGGGACATCTACGACGCCACGGATGCCATCGCCGATCTCGGCGTGACATTCATGCCCGGCCCGCCGGACACGTATTACGAGCTCTCCAAGGATCGCGTGCAGGACCACGAAGAGCCCATCGACCGCATGAAACGACATGGCATCCTGATCGACGGCGAAGGGTTCGTCGACGGGGGCGAGACCAAGATCCTGCTGCAGATCTTCTCGAAGACGGTCATCGGGCCGATCTTCTTCGAGTTCATCCAGCGCAAGGGAGATGACGGCTTCGGCGAGGGTAATTTCAAAGCCCTCTTCGAAAGCATCGAAGCAGAGGAAATGGCCAACGGGGAGTACGGAACGGCGGCGGAGTGA
- a CDS encoding Lrp/AsnC family transcriptional regulator, producing MALDPTDIRLLAALQRDAQLTTHQLGEALGLSASQAGRRRQSLEASGFIRQYTARIEPAKLGLDVQAFIQVQMGSQVPAHAAEFLRTVRARPEIISAWTLTGEADYLLRVFTPDLARLNHLIHDVILPMHAVARVQSQIVMDQPKADAGLPL from the coding sequence ATGGCCCTTGATCCGACAGACATCCGGCTTCTCGCCGCCCTTCAGCGCGATGCACAGCTCACGACGCATCAGCTTGGCGAGGCGCTCGGGCTCTCCGCCTCGCAAGCCGGTCGGAGACGACAGAGCTTGGAGGCATCGGGCTTCATCCGGCAGTACACCGCGCGGATCGAGCCTGCGAAACTCGGGCTCGACGTGCAGGCCTTCATACAGGTTCAGATGGGCAGCCAGGTCCCGGCCCATGCCGCCGAGTTCCTTCGCACCGTCCGCGCGCGCCCCGAGATCATCAGCGCCTGGACGCTCACGGGTGAGGCGGACTACCTGCTCCGGGTCTTTACCCCCGATCTCGCGCGCCTCAATCACCTCATCCATGACGTGATCCTGCCCATGCACGCGGTCGCGCGCGTCCAGAGCCAGATCGTCATGGACCAGCCCAAAGCCGACGCGGGATTGCCGCTGTGA